TATTGGAAACAAAGCCGCTAGAGACTCATTCTTACCAGAATTGttataattctttttaaaagctttaactgccatgagagaagaaaaaaagggggaaaacaTTAGTTTTAAGCAGAGATTAAAAGGAAATGAATGTAAGTTGAAGTGGGTAAACAACCTTTTCTAAatggttttatttttaaatttccagGTTCATGGGGATTCAAAGGCTTCCaaaaatcatcatcatcatcagaaCCATTTGAATCCTCTGGTTCAGAATTACCAACATCCACATGATCTTCATTGGCAAAGTTATcacaaaaaggagaaatatgCACGAAGCAATTATTGGCAAGCGGTGATTGCACAGCATGATCACCCTGGGTCTTACGAACAGATGATCTTTGCAGAGTTCCTCCAGAACGTCTAGTTGATGGAGACTGACAACCCTTGCGGGTTGAGCTGCCCCTACACCCAGCATTTTGGCTGCGTTCAAATTTATTACCCTCATTCATAAAATCTTCGAGTGTTTTAACATCAGACAGATCTAAGAGGATAAAGTCTTGGAAAATATTACTAGTGGTGGCCAActgcataatttaaaaaagaaaaaaaaaatgttacaattAATTGTCAAATGatataaaagttttttaaaaaaaagaaagaaagaaagaaagttaattaattatagcaACTATTACCAGGTATGAATCTAGCTCCCCATTGTCATCAGATGCATCCAAGCAATCACCCTCAAGAACGACTAAATTTGCAGGAGGCTTCACCGTTTGATGTAACCAAACATCTTCCTTGGTACTCTCCAAGGTATTCTTTGGGTCAACTTCAATAAGCAATAAGCAGATTTGAATCAGAAATCAAAATTCGAAACATCATTCTATATAAGTATTCCACTAGATAAGGTACCTGGCACATCCCCAGAAACCcaatataagttgttttcatccTCAACGATTTTGTGAGAACCATTTTGTTCCGCTTCAATTGAGGTCCCTTCCAAATGATCCTGCCTGTTTGAACAAAGGAGTTACgaaaatattgaaagaaaaagaaaaacaacaacacAGGAGAAGCAATAATTTGCCCCAGTTGAATGACCAGGCAACAAAACCGGTGCCAGTATTCTAATGCGTAATTATCATTTTCCCATAACGAGAACTaactataaaaactaaattgaataaaataattaaacctTTTCTCAGATAGGAACTCCAATGCTCGCAAAACTAATGAGTAGAGGTATTCAACCTTGCGACTGTACACTTGAATGGAACCTTGGAGAAGCAGAGCAGCTATAACCTccaaaaaaaatcccaaaaaacATAATGCAATCagaaatattcaattttttttacaattcaaAACACCCAAGACAGTAAAAGTAACCTCACCTTCGGCAAAATTGACATTGTGGTTCTCATCTTCGCCGGACTGTAACTCACCGGAGCAAATCTGCAACAGATATCTCTCGAGGTTCAAGGCGAGGTCGACTTCCCAATTCAACCGAAGGTCACGCTCTGGCTGCAGCATGTGAAAAGCAGCCTCTCCAGTACCGTCTATTTTACTAGTCATCTTGAGATTGAAAATTGAATCCCCCTTTTGCTAAGTTCGCACTTCAACTTCAAATGGATCCCTAGGGCTAACGATTTGACGAAGAAAATAGTCAGTTCTTCCAAGAATACTTCGTCTGCATCTGCCAGTGTAATGAAATTTCCTGGGAAATGGGGTGTGAAAaatgaagggaagaagaaaatagtCAGTTCTTCGTCCTTGGCTTCTTGTTCGTAAGCCGATTTGGGACTGAAGATATTCAAATTCGTTCCGTTGGCGGTCGCTCGCAGTGGGAGTCAGTGGAGAGGAAACGTTTCCGATGCGGGAAAGAGTTAGACGGACGAAAGTTTTGGGCTTTCCGGGCTCAAGTATTGGGCCGGATCCTTAGCCCTTTATAAAAGTTTGTGATTTTTACCTTAAAAAACCCCactatatttcaaaaatgtatttaaatttgatttttttttccaaaaaagacttttagtattattttttttgataaatttatcgttttttattgtttttattctcgatttttatatatatttttctattttcaaaactttcttAATGATAGAGAAACTAGAAACTATATTTATTATGGAGAGAGATgattcatttaatatgattttttttaggaaaaaaatgcatttatttgttgaaatttttccctttatttaatttaattgaagagataaaatgcatttaatgaaaatttgttctatttttgttggtttcgcattttttttttatcgattcatggttatttaaaatatatctcatagttatttttaaatgtaGCTTAGAACATAAATTTTAGAACATATATACAAGCGtgtatatatcatatatcagATATTCAAAGtagtcaataaaaaaaaaatatctaccatggtatataaatcacatatggacttaattttcaataaagaacatatatataaatcacatatGGACTTGATTTTCAATAAAGAACCTATATATAAGCGTATATATcacaaaacaagaaatctaAATACAAAAGTCATCAtcgtttatataaaataaatgattataTATGTCACAGTATATATatcatcatttatattaaaccCACACCATTGACCATATCTTCTTGCCTAACTCCTTCAACTGGATTTGCCTAAGTTTGTGCCTGGTGCCGGAAGCTTTAACACATCGTCTCACGTCGTCCATTTGCTCAAGCCCGCGTCGCTGCCGATTGGATCTGCCCAAGTCCATGTCGGATTTGCTCGCGTATGATGCCAGAAGCTTCGCCTCACACCACATCGTCTCACGTCGTTCATCTACAACTACGTTGTCGTCTGCTCGAGCCTGCACCGAAGATTCTCTCTCCCCATACTGTCGTCTACCGCTTGCAACTCACACCGCTGGAAGGAGAAAAAAGAAGGGggaaagagaaaagagagggaggagGAAGAAATGTGTGTGAATTATGGGAGAGggaatatataaaatatattattgagGAGAGAATATATACATGGGGAGATAGAATATGCATGTGcatgaaggaaaaataaataaataaaaacatacatacatacataggTGAGGGCTAAATTGTAGATAGCCACTGATATTAGTGAAAATAGGGAGGACAATAggtaatttttgtaaaaaaaaaatgaaatgtttaaGACTTTAGCGTAATATGTGTCTATTCTTTAGGTTTTTTTATGTAGAAATCCCTAAAAGTTTGGGTGTCCATTTGTAGGTATTTCCGGAATAATTTAGACGTAGACTCTCTAcaaaacttattttcataaatgcctaaagttttttatatttataatttaagaacttaattaaaaaaaatagaatgaaaatatcttttttcaTGAGTAGTCGGcacatttattgttatttattagacaaaaattttccatatttttcaaGCATTCTTACATTAATTAGGGAAATTACAGTGGGTAACAAAATAAGAAGGTAAAAAAGCAAGcatgtcatatatatatatatatatatatttgtagatatggtaaaaattcaactattaattta
This genomic window from Benincasa hispida cultivar B227 chromosome 4, ASM972705v1, whole genome shotgun sequence contains:
- the LOC120075929 gene encoding condensin-2 complex subunit H2, with protein sequence MTSKIDGTGEAAFHMLQPERDLRLNWEVDLALNLERYLLQICSGELQSGEDENHNVNFAEAALLLQGSIQVYSRKVEYLYSLVLRALEFLSEKRQDHLEGTSIEAEQNGSHKIVEDENNLYWVSGDVPVDPKNTLESTKEDVWLHQTVKPPANLVVLEGDCLDASDDNGELDSYLLATTSNIFQDFILLDLSDVKTLEDFMNEGNKFERSQNAGCRGSSTRKGCQSPSTRRSGGTLQRSSVRKTQGDHAVQSPLANNCFVHISPFCDNFANEDHVDVGNSEPEDSNGSDDDDDFWKPLNPHEPGNLKIKPFRKVKAFKKNYNNSGKNESLAALFPIAKLHGPISQEFTQIWEEQKHGFETHKESNSGLLYEKLRNSLVNEGHRSCDSISDVEDDNIDNGFEDAMPDVNPPDIDDPNYQYMDEATCYGNEKHDDAAHFDNGEAYEPKFPDSRSSLEDLCRSHLDALLASIAETEKQTEMATRVSTWKQNIEHNLEEQDKHPPFDIHEYGKAILEELSIEADRGGLMPFSDVVEGQEKYNVARSFSALLQLVNNGDVELEKNGVDGESICYTSVNPFHIRLIRHEKRVDKTRHQTSRKRSVSPCKSEINTLKESRTRDKKRQNKGKLVA